Proteins encoded together in one Felis catus isolate Fca126 chromosome B3, F.catus_Fca126_mat1.0, whole genome shotgun sequence window:
- the LOC101089699 gene encoding olfactory receptor 11G2, with protein sequence MGFFTAPRYMNISNTPNTSSTITGFILLGFPCSREGQILLFVLFSVVYLLTLMGNGSIICAVRWDQRLHTPMYILLANFSFLEIWYVTSTVPNMLANFLSDTKVISFSGCFLQFYFFFSLGSTECFFLAIMAFDRYLAICRPLHYPTIMTGRLCTNLVVSCWVFGFLWFLIPIIIISQMSFCGSRIIDHFLCDPGPLLTLTCKKAPVVEIIFSTLSPLPLVIPFLFIMGSYALVLRAVLKVPSAAGKRKAFSTCGSHLAVVSLFYGSVLVMYGSPTSEHEAGTQKIVTLFYSVVTPLLNPVIYSLRNKDMKNTLQKFLEI encoded by the coding sequence ATGGGTTTTTTTACAGCTCCTAGATACATGAATATCTCCAACACCCCCAACACCTCCAGCACCATCACTGGCTTCATCCTCCTGGGCTTCCCTTGCTCCAGGGAGGGGCAGATCCTCCTCTTTGTGCTCTTCTCTGTTGTCTACCTCCTGACCCTCATGGGCAACGGGTCCATCATCTGTGCTGTGCGCTGGGATCAGAgactccacacccccatgtacatCTTGCTCGCCAACTTCTCCTTCCTAGAGATCTGGTATGTCACCTCCACTGTCCCCAACATGTTAGCCAACTTCCTCTCTGACACCAAGGTCATCTCCTTCTCTGGGTGCTTTCTCCAgttctactttttcttctccttgggtTCTACAGAATGCTTCTTCTTGGCTATTATGGCATTTGATCGGTACCTTGCCATCTGCCGGCCTCTACACTATCCAACCATTATGACTGGCCGTCTCTGCACCAATCTTGTGGTAAGCTGCTGGGTATTTGGTTTCCTTTGGTTCTTGAttcccatcatcatcatctcacaAATGTCCTTCTGTGGATCCAGGATTATTGACCACTTCCTCTGTGATCCAGGTCCTCTTCTAACACTCACCTGCAAAAAAGCTCCTGTGGTAGAGATTATCTTCTCCACTTTAAGTCCTCTGCCCCTCGTTATTCCCTTTCTCTTCATCATGGGATCCTATGCTCTGGTCCTAAGAGCAGTGTTGAAAGTCCCTTCAGCAGCTGGGAAAAGAAAGGCTTTCTCCACCTGTGGGTCTCATCTGGCCGTGGTTTCACTGTTCTATGGCTCAGTACTGGTCATGTATGGGAGCCCAACATCTGAGCATGAAGCTGGAACACAGAAGATTGTGACTCTGTTTTATTCTGTTGTGACCCCACTCCTTAATCCAGTGATATACAGTCTTAGGAACAAAGATATGAAAAATACCCTGcagaaatttctggaaatataA